The DNA window CAATAGAATTTATGGAAAAACTATTTGAAAAAGAATTCTATAGAATCGTAAATAGAGATTCCTACTATAAAAATTGGATCAGTAAATTCATCATGATTAACTAAAAAATTTTTTGTCCGAAACTATAATTGAACATAGCATTTTTCAACAAAGCTTTTTCCATCTAAAAACCCTTTTCGAATAGGATTTTTAAAATCACCGATAAATATATATTGCTCGCCATCCAACCTAAGATATGGAAGGCATTTGATTTGTGTTTTCATATATAATTATTTGCCTTCCACCCTATATAAACTTATATATACTTTATTTTAACAAAAACAAAATATTAACATTGAAAATTTAATTTAACTAACAACAAGTTATTTAAAGAATAATTAAAAGGAAAAAAAGGGGCTTAAAATATTTGATAAAATTCAAAAAAAATAAAAATTTGAAATAAAAAACACAAATAGTATTTAAAACTTTCGTAAAAATCAAAAATGTAAAATCAAAAAGAAGACCAAATAGACAAAATTGAAAAATTAAACACTATTTATATACAAAAGACCTAACAAATTGACAGTCCCGCATGAGTGAGTACACAAGGCATGTACTCACAATTAATGTTTTAGTGAATAATTTAACAAATACACAAAGAATTGTTAAATCATTTCAAAGGTTTTTACATAGATTTTAATATCTTAATTCTAAATTAGAAACCACTATAACAGTAGATTTAAATCTAACTTACAATCAATGCCATTTATTAAAAAAATATAATAGGTGATAAAAATTTATCACGAGGTTATATTCTTAATATGACAATATAACATATGTTAAAATAATATTTAAACGTTGTTATTTATTAATAAATCATGTTTTATATTAGAAAAATAAGTTAAAAAAAGTTATTTTAAATAATACAAAAAACAGAATTCTAATATTATTAAAGATTTAAGAGTGTAGTGAATATGGTTTTATCGGAATTATTAGCTCCAGCTGGTTCATATGATGTTTTAGTAATTGCTGTTAATGCAGGAGCTGATGCTGTTTATATATCTGGACAAAAGTATGGTGCAAGAGCATATGCTAAAAACTTTACAATCGAAGAAATCGAAAAAGCTATTGAATATGCTCATTTAAATTGTGTTAAAGTCCATGTAACTGTAAATACATTAATAAATAACTTTGAAATTGTAGAAGTTATGGATTACTTATTTAAATTATATCAAATGGGAGTAGATGCTGTTATTGTACAAGATTTAGGAATAATTTGGCTTTTAAAAACATTAATTCCTGATTTAGAGGTTCATGCATCGACACAAATGGGATTAAATAATTATAGCTCCTTTAATTGGGCTTATGAAAACAATATTAAACGTGTAGTGTTTCCACGTGAAGCCGATATAGAACAAATTAAAAAAACATCCCAAAATCTTCAAAATGACAACATTAACATGGATCTAGAAGTATTTGGTCATGGGGCTTTATGTTATTGTGTTTCTGGTAAATGTTACATGTCCTCATACAATAGCGGGCGTAGTGGAAACAGAGGAGCATGTGCCCAACCATGCAGAAGAGAGTATCGTTTAAAATACAGAGGATACAACATTGGAAATGGATTTTTACTATCAACACATGATCTTGCCACTTATGAGAATTTAGAAGCTATTTCAAATGCAGGAATAACCTCTTTAAAACTAGAAGGCCGTATGAAATCTGGAGATTATATTGGAACAATTGTAAACAGTTATAGAAACATCTTAGATGGAAATACTGGAGATTATGCTAAAGATTTGCACCTTGTCTTTAATAGAAAATTTACAAATGGATATATGATGGGAGATAAACCTGGAGACGTTATGGGAAGAGGTAGTTCAGGACATGAAGGACTATACATTGGAGACATTGCAGAAATAAATGGAACTGAAGTTAAAATTGAAATTAAAAACAAAAAAATTCCAATCATATTAGAAGCAGGGGATGGAATTGCGTTTAAATACAATGGAAAAATTAAAGGAATATACTTAGAAAACATCATAAAACAAGATGAAAACGAAATTATTATAGACACTACACGTCTCGTAAAAGTAGGAAGTGAAGTATTTATAAGCTATTCTAAATCCACTCATGACTCATTAAAGCAATTTGAAAAAGAAGAAATTAAAAATAATATTGCTTTAACACTCTCCTTAACATGGGACGAAAATTTATCTCTGTTTACTAAAGTTGAATATTATGTCGATGGGGAATTAATTAATTTCAGACATAAATGCACATCTAAATTTCAAAAAGCTAAAAATAAACCACTAACTAAAGAAAAAATAACCAAGCAACTTAAAAAAACAGGTAACACTCCATTTTTTATTGAACAAATAAAATTTAACAAGATGAGTAATGACTTATTCATCCCAATTAGTGAATTAAACCAAATTAGACGTGAAATACTTAAAGATGCAACCGATTTATTAAAAAAACACTACATTCCAACTAAAAAATCGGTTAAACATGCACGTAAAAGATTAAATGAATTTTATGAAAAATATCAAGAAGAATCAGAGATTCCTAAAAAAAGACCAAAATTATCAATCTTTGTAGATGAGCTATCCCAAATTAAAGCAGCATCTGGATTTGATTTAAAAAGAATCTATTACGATGTAAATTGCCATTATAATAACCCTAAAGATTATTTTGAAAATATTGCAGATTTATTAAAAGAAGCAGCATTGATGAGTTTTGAAAGTGAACTTGTATGGGTATTATCCTCTTTTATCAGTGATGAAGATTTAGTTAAATGCAAAGAGGTTGTAAAAAAACTAGAAAGCGAAGGAATCATAATTTCTATAATGGGCGATTTTCCAGGGCTTGCAGATGAATTTGATTGCCCAATCTATGGAAATCATAATTTAAACGTGTGGAACTCATTTACAGTTAAAAATTTAAAAAAAACAGGATTTAATGGATTAATATTATCTTCAGAATTATCCAGAGAAGAAATCAAAGAAATAATCAATAAAAATGAATGCGAGGATATTGCACTTGAAATGATTGTTAATGGAAACTTAGAAGTTATTGTAAGTAAAGATGATTTTTCAAATCTTAATGATGGTAAAGATTTTATTATTGGAAATAATGCTGATTACGCAATATTAGAAGATAAAAAAAGGAAAAAATTCAAATATAAAATATTATTTGACTACAATAAGCAAAGTCACATCATTAACAAAGATTGTTTATGTTTAATTGAAGAGATGAGTGAAATTAAAGAAATGGGTCTTGATTCACTAATTTTAGATTGCAGATACTCTAATGAACAATACACAACAAGTATACTATCAATTTATAATAAAAGTTTATCACAGGTTAATGATGATGAATTAAGTAAATTCAAATATCAAATAATGGACTTTTCACAATCATATATCAATAAAGGCAATTATATTGAAGGCAGATTACACGAGGCTAGAAAATGAAGATTCCAGAACTACTCGCACCAGTTGGATCTATGGAACACCTTCAAGTAGCAATTAATGCAGGTGCAAGTTCAGTTTATTTATCTGGAAAAAATTATGGTGCAAGAAAGTTTGCCCAAAACTTTACAACAAATGAAATTAAAGAAGCAGTGCATACTTGTCACCTACATAATGTTAAAGTTTATGTAACTGTAAACACCCTAATTAAAGAAGATGAATTAGAAGCAGTTATAAACTATTTATCAGAGCTATATGCAATAGGTGTTGATGCTGTTTTAGTTCAAGATTTGGGACTTATTGAACTGATAAACAAACACCTTCCAAAATTAAAAATCCATGCATCTACTCAAATGACAATAGAAAATCAATTAAAACTTGATTATATTGAAA is part of the Methanobrevibacter oralis genome and encodes:
- a CDS encoding U32 family peptidase encodes the protein MVLSELLAPAGSYDVLVIAVNAGADAVYISGQKYGARAYAKNFTIEEIEKAIEYAHLNCVKVHVTVNTLINNFEIVEVMDYLFKLYQMGVDAVIVQDLGIIWLLKTLIPDLEVHASTQMGLNNYSSFNWAYENNIKRVVFPREADIEQIKKTSQNLQNDNINMDLEVFGHGALCYCVSGKCYMSSYNSGRSGNRGACAQPCRREYRLKYRGYNIGNGFLLSTHDLATYENLEAISNAGITSLKLEGRMKSGDYIGTIVNSYRNILDGNTGDYAKDLHLVFNRKFTNGYMMGDKPGDVMGRGSSGHEGLYIGDIAEINGTEVKIEIKNKKIPIILEAGDGIAFKYNGKIKGIYLENIIKQDENEIIIDTTRLVKVGSEVFISYSKSTHDSLKQFEKEEIKNNIALTLSLTWDENLSLFTKVEYYVDGELINFRHKCTSKFQKAKNKPLTKEKITKQLKKTGNTPFFIEQIKFNKMSNDLFIPISELNQIRREILKDATDLLKKHYIPTKKSVKHARKRLNEFYEKYQEESEIPKKRPKLSIFVDELSQIKAASGFDLKRIYYDVNCHYNNPKDYFENIADLLKEAALMSFESELVWVLSSFISDEDLVKCKEVVKKLESEGIIISIMGDFPGLADEFDCPIYGNHNLNVWNSFTVKNLKKTGFNGLILSSELSREEIKEIINKNECEDIALEMIVNGNLEVIVSKDDFSNLNDGKDFIIGNNADYAILEDKKRKKFKYKILFDYNKQSHIINKDCLCLIEEMSEIKEMGLDSLILDCRYSNEQYTTSILSIYNKSLSQVNDDELSKFKYQIMDFSQSYINKGNYIEGRLHEARK